Proteins encoded together in one Impatiens glandulifera chromosome 1, dImpGla2.1, whole genome shotgun sequence window:
- the LOC124920096 gene encoding BEL1-like homeodomain protein 9, with amino-acid sequence MDHCGFEPYHVPQQSRRDKLRLISQSNLLPSPPPLLPPPSPFHHPDFHNSIKQETNNFMGFVYNSHNFILDPQNQDITTTNNPFLSSLPLPLPLPLYPQTTQHNHHQIQPQQSQDHDVVYRTTTDQVSNGQGLSLSLSSKQTNNSINHFQRIFNTNNEDNLLLLSSRSSVPLGPFTGYASILKGSRFLRPAQLLLDELCDVGNGIYTADKFENDVGLPDPSSDDFNGDGLIDDTLCSNEGTNRQRKKSTLVSMLHEVYRMYKFYYQQMHAVVASFETVAGLGNAAPYANLALKAMSKDFRSLKDAITDQLQSSYNNNNQNDDDLSSSLGNNSNPALYRKSVVHNNGDGFMDHQPVWRPQRGLPERAVTVLRAWLFEHFLHPYPTDTDKIMLAKKTGLSRSQVSNWFINARVRLWKPMVEEIHMLETRQQSQKTECQKDQHHPNNNHLPIATSSLDQNRLNSIQKSHQLELPSKRGRDDFDSSSIGHHQEQQQQPVSVPYDNLGSFLGNSNNGGGSVSLTLGLHHQNNGMSLVPDQTYPTVRRLGLDVNMNNNNNNNEGYMFGGFEGQNRPFIREIMGGQLLHDFVG; translated from the exons ATGGACCATTGTGGTTTCGAACCCTACCATGTCCCACAACAAAGCAGAAGAGATAAGCTCAGACTAATTTCCCAATCCAATCTTCttccttctcctcctcctcttcttcctcctccatCTCCCTTTCATCATCCTGATTTTCACAATTCCATCAAACAAGAAACCAACAATTTCATGGGTTTCGTTTACAATTCCCACAATTTCATTTTAGATCCACAAAACCAAGATATTACTACCACAAACAACCCATTTCTATCATCACTTCCACTCCCACTCCCACTTCCACTTTATCCTCAAACTACTCAACACAATCACCACCAGATTCAACCGCAGCAGTCGCAGGATCACGACGTTGTCTATAGAACAACGACAGACCAGGTTTCAAACGGCCAAGGCTTGTCGCTTTCTCTATCTTCAAAGCAAACAAACAACAGTATTAATCATTTTCAGAGGATTTTCAATACTAACAATGAAGATAATTTGTTACTACTGTCATCTAGAAGCTCCGTTCCACTTGGACCCTTTACGGGATACGCTTCGATTCTTAAAGGGTCGAGGTTTTTAAGGCCTGCCCAGCTTTTGTTAGACGAGCTTTGCGATGTTGGTAATGGAATTTACACAGCCGATAAGTTTGAGAATGATGTCGGTTTACCAGATCCTTCGTCCGATGATTTCAATGGAGATGGACTTATTGATGATACCCTTTGTTCTAATGAAGGAACTAATCGTCAGAGGAAGAAATCTACACTTGTTTCCATGCTCCATGag GTTTACAGAATGTACAAATTCTACTACCAACAGATGCATGCTGTCGTAGCCTCGTTTGAAACCGTGGCTGGTCTTGGAAATGCGGCCCCTTATGCCAATTTAGCTTTGAAAGCTATGTCTAAAGATTTCAGGAGCTTAAAAGATGCAATAACTGATCAATTACAGtcttcttataataataataatcaaaatgatGATGATCTTAGTTCGAGTTTGGGAAATAACTCGAATCCAGCTCTATATCGTAAGTCTGTTGTTCATAATAATGGTGATGGTTTTATGGATCATCAACCGGTTTGGCGCCCACAAAGAGGCCTTCCTGAGCGCGCTGTCACCGTTCTAAGAGCATGGTTGTTTGAACACTTCTTGCACCC TTACCCCACGGATACAGACAAGATTATGCTGGCTAAGAAGACTGGTTTATCAAGGAGCCAG GTCTCGAATTGGTTCATCAATGCTCGAGTGAGACTTTGGAAACCGATGGTGGAAGAGATACACATGTTGGAGACTCGACAACAATCTCAGAAAACCGAATGTCAAAAGGATCAACACCACCCCAACAACAATCATCTCCCAATTGCCACTTCCTCCCTTGATCAAAACCGCCTTAATTCCATTCAGAAGAGTCATCAATTAGAACTTCCATCCAAACGAGGACGAGATGACTTTGATTCTTCTTCAATCGGCCATcatcaagaacaacaacaacaacccgTAAGTGTTCCTTACGACAACCTAGGTAGTTTCCTGGGAAACTCGAACAATGGTGGTGGGAGTGTTTCGTTAACTCTAGGGCTACATCATCAGAATAACGGGATGTCTCTAGTACCAGATCAGACATATCCAACTGTTCGTCGGTTGGGACTCGATGTTAACATGAACaacaataacaacaacaacGAAGGGTACATGTTTGGCGGATTTGAAGGTCAGAATAGACCATTTATTAGGGAGATCATGGGTGGGCAGCTTCTGCATGATTTTGTTGGCTGA
- the LOC124920097 gene encoding serine/threonine-protein kinase ATG1c-like, which translates to MAQSDKGEKRIVGDYVVEKQIGSGSFSVVWLARHRVHQKEVAIKEVITGRLNKKLQESLMSEIVILKKINHPNIIRLLDIIEETGRIYFVLEYCRGGDLSIFIQRRHGRVSEATAKHFMQQLAAGLQILRDNNLIHRDLKPQNLLLSANDDNATLKIADFGFARPLQPKGLAETLCGSPLYMAPEIMQLQKYDAKADLWSVGAILFQLVTGKPPFTGNNQIQLFDNIMKSTDLHFPPDKKKDLSPESMDLCRKLLRRNPVERLTFEEFFNHPFLSLRHKDDILRSRVAPRRIGTVSLYERNTLNSAEEDRSEEDALPFSLEDESNASPTLRLPSMKSSSLDKKVEFNTLVNMDFTPNYRNSLYKQKSAGLNSWKYPEQKPRASLKSTDQRPQPASCQIVPDSFDFVDQEYVLVPDIPLDVSSSPTSASKPCKLGSLQQPQPSMRMNSGSIERSFNSHDSAPSTDCTARMKSLQHFASAITELVTEKVEKGRHLEAFSLQLVILAIWKQALNICHTEAAASTVDKRHKQKDNHPGVCSRIEGTFLLELGNAENLAKMVENGNEEMPDAMETIYQSALAFGRHGAVDECMGDMQNAAILYSKATCLLAFLLVDAQSLILNPPFSLTSTERYRLQNYMDIINNRESYSKSQFTTLLNCDDQLRSS; encoded by the exons ATGGCACAATCTGACAAGGGTGAGAAGAGGATTGTAGGAGATTATGTGGTGGAGAAACAGATTGGGTCTGGTTCGTTTTCGGTCGTGTGGCTAGCTCGACATAGGGTTCATCAAAAGGAGGTCGCGATTAAGGAAGTTATAACTGGGAGGTTGAATAAGAAGTTGCAGGAAAGTCTTATGTCCGAGATTGTTATCTTGAAGAAGATTAATCATCCTAACATTATTCGATTACTCGACATCATTGAG GAAACTGGAAGGATATATTTTGTATTAGAGTACTGCAGGGGAGGTGATTTGTCCATCTTTATTCAACGACGCCATGGAAGAGTGTCGGAAGCTACAGCTAAACATTTTATGCAGCAGCTAG CTGCTGGTCTACAAATCTTGCGTGATAATAACCTCATACATCGAGATCTGAAGCCACAA AATCTTCTGCTTTCTGCAAATGATGACAATGCCACCCTCAAGATTGCGGATTTTGGATTTGCAAG ACCTCTTCAACCTAAAGGCCTTGCTGAAACATTGTGTGGTTCTCCACTTTACATGGCTCCAGAAATAATGCAACTTCAGAAATATGATGCAAAG GCAGATCTATGGAGTGTTGGTGCCATCTTATTTCAGCTTGTAACTGGAAAACCTCCATTTACTGGAAACAACCAGATACAG TTATTTGACAATATCATGAAATCAACAGACTTACATTTTCCGCCAGATAAGAAGAAGGATTTGAGTCCTGAGAGCATGGATTTGTGCAGAAAATTGCTTCGCCGTAATCCAG TGGAACGGTTGACATTTGAAGAGTTCTTTAATCATCCTTTTTTATCGTTAAGACACAAAGACGATATTTTAAG GAGTAGAGTGGCACCCAGAAGAATAGGTACTGTTTCTCTTTATGAGCGCAATACTTTAAATAGCGCAGAAGAAGATAGGTCTGAAGAAGATGCTTTGCCTTTCAGTCTTGAAGATGAATCTAATGCATCTCCTACCTTAAGGCTTCCATCCATGAAGTCTTCGTCTCTTGACAAGAAAGTAGAGTTTAACACTTTGGTGAATATGGACTTCACCCCCAATTATAGGAATAGTTTATATAAGCAAAAAAGTGCTGGCCTTAACAGTTGGAAATATCCGGAGCAAAAACCAAGAGCCTCTTTGAAATCGACTGATCAAAGACCACAACCGGCTTCATGTCAGATAG TTCCTGATTCATTCGACTTCGTTGATCAGGAGTATGTTCTTGTACCTGATATCCCATTAGATGTGTCTTCTTCTCCTACAAGTGCTTCCAAGCCATGTAAATTGGGGAGTCTACAACAGCCACAGCCATCCATGAGAATGAACTCTGGCTCTATTGAACGGAGCTTTAATAGTCATGACTCGGCTCCATCAACTGATTGCACAGCCaggatgaagtcattgcaaCATTTCGCATCTGCTATTACTGAATTAGTAACTGAAAAG GTTGAGAAGGGAAGACATTTAGAAGCATTCTCCCTTCAGCTTGTAATCCTTGCAATATGGAAGCAAGCGCTTAATATTTGCCATACAGAAGCTGCTGCATCAACCGTTGATAAGAGACACAAGCAGAAGGATAATCATCCAGGTGTTTGCTCTCGTATTGAGGGGACATTTCTTCTTGAACTCGGGAATGCTGAGAATCTTGCAAAGATGGTCGAGAATG GAAATGAAGAGATGCCAGATGCAATGGAAACAATTTACCAATCTGCACTTGCTTTTGGCAGACATGGTGCA GTGGATGAATGCATGGGCGATATGCAAAATGCAGCGATTCTCTATTCGAAAGCGACATGTTTGTTGGCCTTCCTTCTAGTCGACGCACAATCACTTATTCTTAACCCACCATTCTCACTCACCAGCACAGAACGATATAGGCTTCAAAATTACATGGATATAATCAACAATAGGGAAAGTTATTCCAAGTCTCAGTTTACGACCCTTCTCAATTGCGACGATCAGCTGCGTTCGTCTTGa
- the LOC124910268 gene encoding ATP-dependent RNA helicase glh-4-like yields MPDWGSEMTKNVGFGTRKADFGTRNANFGTRKAGFETRKAGFGTRKAGFETKRASFRTRKAGFGTRNTSFGTKNAGFGTRKAISGLKELVSGLEMVVFGTRKCNFGTRKAGFGIRKCDFRTKNVVFETRKADFRTRNTSFGTRKANFGTRNAGFGTRKAAGFGTRNTGFETRNTGFGTRNAGFGTRKTSFETRKADFGTRNTGFWTIKAGFGTIKGGFGTRNAGFEIRKASFWTRKAGFGTKNGSFLQP; encoded by the exons ATGCCGGATTGGGGATCAGAAAT GACCAAAAATGTTGGTTTTGGAACTAGAAAAGCTGATTTCGGGACTAGAAATGCTAATTTCGGGACCAGAAAGGCTGGTTTTGAGActagaaaagctggtttcgggactagaaaagctggtttcgaGACCAAAAGAGCTAGTTTCaggaccagaaaagctggttttGGGACCAGAAATACTAGTTTCGGAACCAAAAATGCTGGTTTCGGTACTAGAAAGGCTATTTCGGGACTAAAAGAGCTAgtttcgggactagaaatgGTGGTTTTTGGGACTAGAAAATGTAATTTCGGGActagaaaagctggtttcgggatTAGAAAATGTGATTTTAGGACCAAAAATGTTGTTTTCGAGACTAGAAAAGCTGATTTCAGGACTAGAAATACTAGTTTCGGGACTAGAAAAGCTAATTTCGGGACTagaaatgctggtttcgggactagaaaAGCTG ctggtttcggaACCAGAAATACTGGTTTCGAAACTAGAAATACTGGTTTTGGGACCagaaatgctggtttcgggactagaaaAACTAGTTTCGAGACTAGAAAAGCTGATTTCGGGACTAGAAATACTGGTTTTTGGACCATAAAAGCTGGTTTTGGGACCATAAAAGGTGGTTTTGGGACCAGAAATGCTGGTTTCGAGATTAGAAAAGCTAGTTTCtggaccagaaaagctggtttcgggaccaaaaATGGCTCTTTTTTACAACCCTAA